A single genomic interval of Odontesthes bonariensis isolate fOdoBon6 chromosome 3, fOdoBon6.hap1, whole genome shotgun sequence harbors:
- the LOC142377168 gene encoding S-adenosylhomocysteine hydrolase-like protein 1 yields MSEPAGDAKLEVKQASKEVKESENAAEKFSAMTVSKNSEMNMGELSSAFSAVPTHKPVKKQIQFVEEKQEFSRFPTKAGRRSLSRSISQSSTDSYSSAASYTDSSDDETSPRDKTQVNSKGSSDFCVKNIKQTEFGRREIEIAEQDMSALLSLRKRAQSEKPLAGAKIVGCTHITAQTAVLIETLVALGAQCRWTACNIYSTQNEVAAALSETGVAVFAWKGESEDDFWWCIDRCVNTEGWQPNMILDDGGDLTHWVYKKYPNVFKKIRGIVEESVTGVHRLYQLSKAGKLCVPAMNVNDSVTKQKFDNLYCCRESILDGLKRTTDVMFGGKQVVVCGYGEVGKGCCAALKALGAIVCITEIDPICALQACMDGFRVVKLNEVIRQVDVIITCTGNKNVVTRDQLDRMKNGSIVCNMGHSNTEIDVASLRTPELTWERVRSQVDHVIWPDGKRVILLAEGRLLNLSCSTVPTFVLSITATTQALALIELYNAPEGRYKQDVYLLPKKMDEYVASLHLATFDAHLTELSDEQAKYLGLNKNGPFKPNYYRY; encoded by the exons ATGTCGGAGCCAGCCGGTGATGCGAAGCTGGAGGTGAAGCAGGCGAGCAAAGAGGTGAAAGAGAGCGAAAACGCTGCGGAAAAATTCTCAGCCATGACCGTGAGCAAAAATAGCGAAATGAACATGGGAGAGCTGTCGTCTGCGTTCAGCGCTGTGCCTACTCACAAACCAGTTAAAAAG CAAATTCAGTTTGTGGAGGAAAAGCAGGAGTTCAGCAGGTTCCCCACCAAAGCAGGCCGACGCTCGCTGTCACGCTCCATCTCTCAGTCATCCACCGACAGCTACAGCTCAG CTGCATCCTATACGGACAGCTCTGATGACGAGACCTCACCGCGGGACAAAACGCAGGTCAACAGCAAGGGCAGCAGCGACTTCTGCgtcaaaaacatcaaacagacTGAATTTGGCAGACGTGAGATTGAGATAGCAGAACAAG ATATGTCAGCTCTGCTCTCACTCAGGAAGAGAGCACAGAGTGAGAAACCATTAGCAGGTGCCAAGATCGTGGGCTGCACTCACATCACTGCTCAGACTGCA GTGCTGATTGAGACTCTGGTGGCTCTCGGGGCTCAGTGCCGATGGACTGCATGTAACATATACTCGACGCAGAATGAAGTCGCTGCTGCTCTGTCAGAAACAG GTGTGGCTGTGTTTGCCTGGAAGGGAGAGTCTGAAGATGACTTCTGGTGGTGCATTGACCGCTGTGTCAACACTGAGGGTTGGCAACCCAACATG ATCCTTGATGATGGAGGAGACCTGACACACTGGGTGTACAAGAAATACCCAAATGTCTTTAAGAAGATCCGGGGCATTGTAGAGGAGAGTGTCACTGGGGTTCACAG GTTGTATCAGCTTTCCAAAGCTGGAAAACTGTGTGTGCCGGCTATGAATGTCAACGACTCTGTGACAAAGCAGAAGTTTGACAACCTCTACTGCTGCAGAGAGTCTATCTTGGATGG CTTGAAGAGAACCACAGATGTCATGTTTGGAGGCAAACAGGTGGTCGTATGTGGGTATGGTGAG GTTGGAAAAGGTTGCTGCGCTGCTCTGAAAGCTTTGGGAGCCATCGTTTGTATTACCGAGATTGATCCTATCTGTGCCCTGCAGGCCTG CATGGACGGATTCAGGGTTGTCAAACTGAATGAGGTCATTCGCCAGGTCGACGTCATCATCACGTGCACTG GCAATAAAAATGTGGTGACCAGAGACCAGCTGGATCGAATGAAAAATGGCTCTATTGTCTGCAACATGGGACACTCCAACACTGAGATTGATGTG GCAAGTCTTCGGACCCCTGAGCTGACCTGGGAGAGAGTCCGCTCTCAGGTGGATCATGTCATCTGGCCGGATGGCAAGAGAGTTATCCTCCTGGCCGAG GGTCGTCTTCTGAACCTCAGCTGCTCCACCGTCCCTACCTTTGTCTTGTCCATCACAGCCACCACTCAG GCCCTGGCCCTCATAGAGCTGTACAATGCTCCTGAGGGACGGTACAAACAGGATGTGTATTTGCTTCCGAAAAAGATGG ATGAGTATGTGGCCAGCTTGCATCTGGCCACTTTTGACGCCCACCTCACAGAGCTTTCCGACGAGCAGGCAAAATATCTGGGTTTGAACAAAAACGGCCCATTTAAACCAAACTACTACAG GTATTAG